In one Bradyrhizobium cosmicum genomic region, the following are encoded:
- a CDS encoding chromate resistance protein ChrB domain-containing protein has protein sequence MSTFTTISSDKLTRLIGTANAPVLIDVRTDQDFAADPRLIPGSIKLSHDNVSDWGGELSGRSAIVACLRGAKLAQGTAAWLRQLGVQAETLEGGFEAWKDARLPLIDASKLPPRDARGRTVWVTRARPKVDRIACPWLIRRFVDPNAVFLYVAPSEVVAVGERFGAAPFDIENVFWSHRGELCTFDVMIEEFGIATPALLRLATLVRGADTARPDLAPEAPGLLAASLGLSRMYDDDLEQLEAGMLLYDAFYRWCRDATGETHNWPTNKVKA, from the coding sequence ATGTCAACATTCACGACCATATCATCCGACAAATTGACCCGGCTGATCGGCACGGCGAACGCCCCTGTCCTGATCGACGTGCGCACGGACCAGGATTTTGCAGCCGACCCCAGGCTGATCCCCGGCTCGATCAAGCTCAGCCACGACAATGTCTCCGACTGGGGCGGCGAGCTTTCCGGCCGCTCCGCCATCGTCGCCTGCCTGCGCGGCGCAAAGCTCGCACAGGGCACCGCGGCCTGGCTGCGGCAGCTCGGCGTGCAGGCCGAGACGCTGGAGGGCGGCTTCGAGGCCTGGAAGGACGCCAGGCTGCCGCTGATCGACGCGTCAAAACTGCCGCCGCGCGATGCCAGGGGGCGCACCGTCTGGGTGACGCGCGCAAGGCCGAAGGTCGACCGTATCGCCTGCCCATGGCTGATCCGCCGCTTCGTCGACCCCAACGCGGTGTTCCTGTACGTGGCGCCGTCCGAGGTGGTTGCCGTCGGCGAGCGGTTCGGCGCGGCCCCCTTCGACATCGAGAACGTATTCTGGAGTCACCGCGGCGAGCTCTGCACCTTCGACGTCATGATCGAGGAGTTCGGAATTGCGACGCCGGCCCTGCTCCGGCTGGCGACGCTGGTGCGCGGCGCCGACACCGCGCGGCCCGACCTTGCGCCGGAAGCGCCCGGCCTGCTCGCGGCCTCGCTCGGGCTGTCGCGGATGTACGATGACGACCTCGAACAGCTCGAAGCCGGCATGCTGCTCTACGACGCCTTCTATCGCTGGTGCCGCGATGCCACCGGCGAGACCCACAACTGGCCGACCAACAAGGTGAAGGCGTGA
- the dmeF gene encoding CDF family Co(II)/Ni(II) efflux transporter DmeF has translation MHSHSIEQWTHDHAFLGDKHDENERRTWLVVALTLVMMVGEIVAGSLFGSMALLADGWHMGTHAAALGIAAFAYRFARRHLGNSHFTFGTGKFGDLAAFSSAIILGLIAVEIAYESVLRLFTPVPIVYGEAIAVAVLGLCVNLASAWLLRDSHDHHHGHDHGHDDHDDHDHDHHGHHDNNLRAAYVHVMADAATSVLAIGALAVAMYSGWVWADPAVGLIGSVVIASWAFGLIRTSGAVLLDVRADEKLERVIRARIEAGDDRVTDLHLWQVGPGHCAVLVSVVSDTPQQPAVYKRRLAGLKGLSHVTVEVETCPH, from the coding sequence ATGCATTCCCATTCCATCGAGCAATGGACCCATGACCACGCCTTCCTCGGCGACAAGCACGACGAGAACGAGCGGCGGACCTGGCTCGTCGTCGCCCTGACGCTGGTCATGATGGTCGGCGAGATCGTCGCCGGCTCGCTGTTCGGCTCGATGGCGCTCTTGGCCGACGGCTGGCACATGGGCACGCATGCGGCGGCGCTCGGCATCGCCGCCTTCGCCTACCGCTTCGCGCGGCGGCATCTGGGGAATTCGCATTTCACCTTCGGCACCGGCAAGTTCGGCGATCTCGCCGCCTTCTCCAGCGCGATCATTCTCGGCCTGATCGCGGTCGAGATCGCCTATGAGAGCGTGCTGCGGCTGTTCACCCCGGTGCCGATCGTCTACGGCGAGGCGATCGCAGTGGCCGTGCTCGGGCTCTGCGTCAACCTCGCCAGCGCGTGGCTGCTCCGCGACAGCCATGATCACCATCACGGTCATGATCATGGCCATGATGACCACGATGATCATGACCACGATCATCACGGCCATCACGACAACAATCTTCGTGCGGCCTATGTTCATGTCATGGCGGATGCCGCGACGTCGGTGCTGGCGATCGGCGCGCTCGCCGTCGCGATGTATTCGGGATGGGTCTGGGCCGACCCCGCGGTCGGCCTGATCGGCAGCGTCGTGATCGCGAGCTGGGCGTTCGGCCTGATCAGGACATCGGGCGCTGTGCTGCTCGACGTGCGCGCCGACGAGAAGCTGGAGCGCGTCATTCGCGCGCGGATCGAGGCCGGCGACGACCGCGTCACCGACCTGCATCTGTGGCAGGTCGGCCCCGGTCATTGTGCCGTGCTGGTCTCGGTGGTGTCGGACACGCCGCAACAGCCGGCCGTCTACAAGCGGCGGCTCGCCGGTTTGAAGGGGCTGAGCCACGTCACGGTCGAGGTAGAGACCTGTCCGCATTGA
- a CDS encoding N-acyl homoserine lactonase family protein, with the protein MLPKLITMNFALAFAALALSAEAAVAQSEKAGVEKLYVLNCGEGTAGDISRWTPGLNEGKTMDFVDTCYLIKHGKGWFLWDTGIADSVASMPNGLAPADPKAVTWRRPKTLQAQLEQLGLKPDDVKSMAVSHTHPDHTGNVELFPQAMLYVQKAEYDWPGANNEPRFKPSHPVELLAGDKDVFGDGSVTILSTPGHTPGHQSLLVKLPKTGAVVLSGDAVHFRDNWDNRRVPSMNANKELSTASMQKIADTLDKEKAQLWINHDKAQRDSQKMAPEFYD; encoded by the coding sequence ATGCTGCCCAAGCTCATAACGATGAACTTTGCTCTCGCCTTCGCCGCGCTCGCACTGTCCGCTGAGGCGGCCGTCGCGCAATCGGAGAAGGCCGGCGTCGAAAAGCTCTACGTCCTCAATTGCGGGGAGGGCACCGCCGGGGACATCTCGCGCTGGACGCCGGGACTGAACGAAGGCAAGACGATGGACTTCGTCGACACCTGCTACCTGATCAAGCACGGCAAGGGCTGGTTCCTGTGGGACACCGGCATCGCCGATTCCGTCGCTTCCATGCCCAATGGCCTTGCGCCCGCCGATCCGAAGGCCGTGACCTGGCGCCGGCCGAAGACGCTTCAAGCCCAGCTCGAACAGCTCGGCCTCAAGCCGGATGACGTCAAGTCAATGGCGGTCTCGCACACGCATCCGGATCATACCGGCAATGTCGAGCTGTTCCCGCAGGCCATGCTTTATGTGCAGAAGGCCGAATATGACTGGCCCGGCGCCAACAACGAGCCGCGCTTCAAGCCGTCGCATCCGGTCGAGCTGCTCGCGGGCGACAAGGACGTGTTCGGCGACGGAAGCGTGACCATCCTGTCGACGCCCGGCCATACGCCGGGACACCAGTCGCTGCTGGTGAAGTTGCCGAAGACCGGCGCGGTGGTGCTGTCAGGCGACGCCGTCCACTTCAGGGATAATTGGGACAACCGCCGCGTGCCCAGCATGAACGCCAACAAGGAGCTGAGCACGGCCTCGATGCAGAAGATCGCCGACACGCTCGACAAGGAGAAGGCGCAGCTCTGGATCAACCACGACAAGGCCCAGCGCGACAGCCAGAAGATGGCGCCGGAGTTTTACGACTGA
- a CDS encoding DMT family transporter, giving the protein MAEWAGVAIALASSSLGGSAAAVTRYLVGGADPVLLAILRWGIGFFCLLPCALLLGVRWPQRSDLPAVALLGICFFGLFFILYNVAVSYTTAARASLALATLPLHTMVVGAILGVERLTARKIIGVGIAVLGVAAALAAGLARSPPGAWRGELIMTGAVFCMAFYNVLSRPLMQRSSPLGFLTVGMGAGAAVLVLAGFVKGSFAALDHFTMGQWIAGIYLGIGGGALAFILWVMALARATPTRVANTMTVNPIAATLLAALLIGEPITPNLLIGLIAVFAGIWIATGEAKPA; this is encoded by the coding sequence GTGGCGGAATGGGCCGGGGTCGCGATCGCGCTGGCGTCGAGCAGCCTTGGCGGTTCCGCTGCAGCTGTCACGCGCTATCTCGTCGGCGGCGCAGACCCGGTCCTGCTTGCGATCCTGCGCTGGGGGATCGGATTTTTCTGCCTCCTGCCGTGCGCGCTGCTCCTCGGCGTGCGCTGGCCGCAGCGATCCGACTTGCCGGCCGTGGCGCTGCTCGGCATCTGTTTTTTCGGCCTGTTCTTCATCCTCTACAACGTCGCGGTATCCTACACGACCGCCGCGCGCGCCAGTCTCGCGCTGGCGACGCTGCCTCTCCACACCATGGTGGTCGGCGCGATCCTCGGCGTCGAGCGGCTGACGGCGCGCAAGATCATCGGTGTCGGCATCGCGGTGCTCGGCGTGGCAGCGGCGCTGGCCGCGGGCCTGGCGAGAAGCCCGCCCGGCGCCTGGCGCGGCGAGCTGATCATGACCGGTGCCGTGTTCTGCATGGCGTTCTACAATGTATTATCGCGCCCCCTGATGCAGCGCTCGAGTCCGCTCGGCTTTCTAACGGTCGGCATGGGTGCGGGCGCCGCCGTGCTGGTGCTGGCGGGTTTCGTGAAGGGCAGCTTTGCCGCGCTTGATCACTTCACGATGGGGCAGTGGATTGCCGGCATTTATCTGGGCATTGGCGGCGGTGCGCTCGCCTTCATCCTCTGGGTCATGGCACTGGCGCGGGCAACGCCGACCCGCGTTGCCAATACGATGACGGTCAACCCGATCGCCGCCACCTTGCTCGCCGCGCTGCTGATCGGCGAGCCGATCACGCCAAATCTTCTGATCGGCTTGATCGCGGTGTTCGCCGGAATCTGGATTGCGACCGGCGAAGCGAAGCCGGCTTAG
- a CDS encoding MFS transporter: MSQRQLPIILALGTTQTLAWASSYYLPALLADPMARDLGVSSNWIFGAFSASLVISAMLGPRIGRQIDLVGGRQVLSASNLIIAAGLALLGVSQSVVVMAIAWLVLGIGMAMGLYDAAFAALGRIYGTEARRSITGITLMAGFASTVGWPLTAWGLSHIGWRDTCFAWAAANILIGLPLNFFMLPAIKGAKQAAALADKPHVPLDRTMILLAFIFAAVWTVTGAMAAHFPRILETTGATPVEAIAAGALIGPAQVSARILEAGFLSRFHPLWSTRLACLTHPLGAVVVAIFGGAAASAFALFHGSGNGILTIARGTLPLSIFGPKDFGYRLGIIGAPARMAQAVAPLAFGLLIDVMGARVLIVSSALSLSALAALFLIRTGPRPD, encoded by the coding sequence ATGAGCCAGCGCCAGCTTCCGATCATCCTCGCGCTCGGCACCACGCAGACCCTGGCCTGGGCCTCCAGTTACTATCTGCCGGCTTTGCTCGCCGATCCCATGGCGCGTGACCTCGGCGTCTCCTCCAACTGGATCTTCGGCGCGTTCTCGGCCTCGCTCGTGATCTCCGCGATGCTCGGCCCGCGCATCGGGCGGCAGATTGATCTCGTCGGCGGGCGGCAGGTGCTGTCGGCCTCGAACTTGATCATCGCAGCTGGCCTAGCGCTGCTCGGCGTCTCGCAGTCCGTGGTGGTGATGGCGATCGCCTGGCTCGTGCTCGGCATCGGCATGGCGATGGGGCTCTACGATGCCGCCTTCGCCGCGCTCGGCCGCATCTATGGCACCGAGGCGCGCCGGTCCATCACCGGCATCACGCTGATGGCGGGCTTTGCCTCCACCGTCGGCTGGCCGCTCACCGCCTGGGGCCTGTCCCATATCGGCTGGCGCGACACCTGTTTCGCCTGGGCCGCCGCCAATATCCTGATCGGCCTGCCACTCAACTTCTTCATGCTGCCGGCGATCAAGGGCGCGAAACAGGCCGCAGCCTTGGCCGACAAGCCGCATGTGCCGCTCGACCGCACCATGATCCTGCTCGCCTTCATCTTCGCCGCGGTCTGGACCGTCACCGGCGCGATGGCCGCGCATTTCCCTCGGATCCTGGAGACGACGGGCGCGACGCCGGTCGAGGCGATCGCCGCCGGCGCGCTGATCGGCCCGGCGCAAGTCAGCGCCCGCATCCTCGAAGCCGGCTTCCTCAGCCGCTTCCATCCGCTGTGGTCGACGCGGCTCGCCTGCCTCACCCATCCGCTCGGCGCCGTGGTCGTGGCGATCTTCGGCGGCGCCGCGGCGAGCGCGTTTGCGCTGTTCCACGGCTCCGGCAACGGTATCCTGACCATCGCGCGCGGCACGCTGCCGCTCTCGATCTTTGGCCCGAAGGATTTCGGCTATCGCCTCGGCATCATCGGCGCGCCGGCGCGAATGGCGCAGGCGGTGGCGCCGCTGGCCTTCGGCCTGCTGATCGATGTCATGGGCGCCAGGGTGCTGATAGTCTCGTCCGCGCTCAGCCTCTCAGCACTGGCCGCCCTGTTCCTGATCCGCACCGGGCCGCGGCCGGATTGA
- a CDS encoding adenylate/guanylate cyclase domain-containing protein codes for MQLTSRLALMNWLTGQGLTGLPEIELLRGFCERCRAEGLELSRGLVVIDTLHPIYEGRGFRWSDRPSNESDAFEYGSTAEGDAAQSWRRSVFFHMLEHGQDEMVIDLADAPSMDFSQIGELAEKGHTHYLAFVHRFGENGALGLMDCLYSCWTTRRPEGFGEGELAALRDLVPVLGLAIKSAQQMDIARTLGRVYLGRDASEQVLRGRISRGVTERINAVLWYSDLRGSTGISESIGPDEIIPFLNDYAQAVIDAIHDAGGDVLKLIGDGVLAMFTGDDMADARRAALRAEHLSRQNVAALNKRREAAGRPTTSAYIGLHVGEVFYGNIGSEDRLDFTVVGPTVNEVSRIASMSRSVDRELLASAEFYKGLDAAGRRYLVSTGRFALRGIGRAQDLYTLDPEVDVSEPVTGSYERYLAN; via the coding sequence ATGCAATTGACCTCGCGCCTTGCGCTGATGAACTGGCTGACCGGCCAGGGCCTTACGGGCCTGCCCGAAATCGAGCTGCTGCGCGGCTTTTGCGAGCGATGCCGCGCCGAAGGCTTGGAACTCTCGCGCGGGCTCGTCGTCATCGACACGCTGCATCCGATCTATGAGGGCCGCGGCTTCCGCTGGAGCGACCGTCCCAGCAACGAGAGCGACGCGTTCGAATACGGCTCGACCGCCGAGGGCGACGCCGCGCAGAGCTGGCGCCGTTCGGTGTTCTTCCACATGCTCGAGCACGGCCAGGACGAGATGGTGATCGATCTCGCCGACGCGCCGTCGATGGATTTTTCGCAGATCGGCGAGCTCGCCGAGAAAGGCCACACGCACTATCTCGCCTTCGTGCACCGCTTCGGCGAGAACGGCGCGCTCGGCCTGATGGACTGCCTCTACTCCTGCTGGACCACGCGCCGCCCTGAAGGCTTCGGCGAGGGCGAGCTTGCCGCGCTGCGCGATCTCGTGCCGGTGCTGGGGCTCGCAATCAAGTCGGCGCAGCAGATGGACATCGCGCGCACGCTCGGGCGCGTCTATCTCGGTCGCGATGCATCCGAACAGGTTCTGCGCGGGCGAATCTCGCGCGGCGTCACCGAGCGCATCAACGCCGTGCTCTGGTATTCGGATTTGCGCGGTTCGACCGGGATCAGCGAGAGCATCGGCCCGGACGAGATCATCCCGTTCCTCAACGACTATGCGCAGGCCGTGATCGATGCGATCCACGATGCCGGCGGCGACGTGCTGAAGCTGATCGGCGACGGCGTGCTGGCGATGTTCACCGGTGACGACATGGCGGATGCCCGACGCGCCGCGCTGCGGGCCGAGCATCTGTCCCGTCAGAACGTCGCGGCGCTGAACAAGCGGCGGGAGGCTGCCGGCCGTCCCACCACGTCCGCCTATATCGGCCTGCATGTCGGCGAGGTCTTCTACGGCAATATCGGCAGCGAGGACCGGCTCGACTTCACGGTGGTGGGGCCGACCGTCAACGAAGTGAGCCGCATCGCCTCGATGAGCCGCTCGGTCGATCGCGAGTTGCTGGCCTCGGCCGAGTTCTACAAGGGCCTCGACGCCGCCGGCCGCCGCTATCTCGTTTCCACAGGTCGCTTCGCGCTGCGCGGCATCGGCCGCGCCCAGGATCTCTACACGCTCGATCCCGAGGTCGACGTCAGCGAGCCGGTGACGGGGAGCTACGAACGCTATCTGGCGAATTAG